Genomic window (Spirosoma sp. KCTC 42546):
GCGTTAACGCTGATGAGCAGGGAGCATGGTGCAAGGTGCTCGGGGCAGGGCCTACAGTTGCGCATACCCTGCTCCACGCTCCTTGCCAATTAACCCCTGCCAATTAATTCACTTTGATATAGTCGACTTCTGGCTTGGCCAATACAGTCGTAGACGGTTTTACGCTCAGAATTTCGTGCACGTTCCGGCGGATGTTCTGGGCTATTTGATTCAAGGGCAAATCGTTGCAATCGAGGCCGAAGGGTTCTTCAATTTCGTCGCCAATCATCTCGATGCCGATTAGGGCGTAGGCTGCCAGTGTAGTGGCCACAATGCCAAAGTACCCATAGTTTGAGACCAGGACGAGCGGAATCAGGAGCACATACAATGTAATGAACAGCTTGATAAAGAAACTGTAGGAGAACGGGATGGGAGTCTTTTTGATTCGCTCGCAGGAGCCGGTTATATCGAGAAATGCCTGATGATATAGTCGGATGGTAATTAAATCGGCGTCATTAACTAAACCATCCTGACGTAATGCCTGAAACCGACGCATCAATAAAGCCGCTAGTCGGCTAGGGATATGGGCATAATCAGGTAACGTTTTCAGTTCGTCATTCCCCATGTCTTCCAATTCGGCCATGTCAACGCCGGTGCGTAAATGACCTTTGAGGGCCAGCGCAAAGTTAGAAAGTGTGCGGGCGAAGAAAACTCGATTGGCTAGTGCCTCATCGGGCAGCAGACCGTCCAGCAGAACAGCCAGATTACGACTATAATTGACAAGTAAGCCCCACTGTCGGCGTCCCTCCCAGAATCGATCATAGGCGGTATTGGTGCGAAATACCAGCAATAAACTCAGCGTTATACCCAGCAATGAAAAGAGAGTTCCATCGAAGGGTACATGAATATCGACAACATGCTGATCGATGAGTGTGAGCAATATTCCATAGCCACTCACATAGGCCACCCGCCGTAAAAGTACCCGAATACTATAGCTGGTATGAAAATGCTTTAGGGCGCCAAACCAATTTTTTGCTTCGTAGATAATCACTGGTTGTAGAAGAAGAGTGTGTTACTGTTTCCCAATTAAGGAATCAATATACACACTCACCTCG
Coding sequences:
- a CDS encoding bestrophin family protein; translated protein: MIIYEAKNWFGALKHFHTSYSIRVLLRRVAYVSGYGILLTLIDQHVVDIHVPFDGTLFSLLGITLSLLLVFRTNTAYDRFWEGRRQWGLLVNYSRNLAVLLDGLLPDEALANRVFFARTLSNFALALKGHLRTGVDMAELEDMGNDELKTLPDYAHIPSRLAALLMRRFQALRQDGLVNDADLITIRLYHQAFLDITGSCERIKKTPIPFSYSFFIKLFITLYVLLIPLVLVSNYGYFGIVATTLAAYALIGIEMIGDEIEEPFGLDCNDLPLNQIAQNIRRNVHEILSVKPSTTVLAKPEVDYIKVN